A genomic stretch from Eriocheir sinensis breed Jianghai 21 chromosome 31, ASM2467909v1, whole genome shotgun sequence includes:
- the LOC127005985 gene encoding GDP-fucose protein O-fucosyltransferase 2-like, translating to MGEGFNLRRDVYVRISNLVRRLSEKHNWVLVLPPWGRFYHWSNTHPETYFPWKSFFDIPSLQKWIQVMEFEDFLKAQGSRVDSAYILQHYAEGWKDGKWEEKYDERPCIDRPAFQPHEGVWRGHVWGSQLVAQRFACVSVQGHASTLIQLLTKDAGSRVVYIGRAETVLHDEYGGKWYWQARRSMRFASHLREEAAVFRLKYLGSDDPQDGTELAPDWRDSKPRRGKAKGGPYVAVHLRRKDFVFARGKEVPSLKMAAEQIKHLLKKENLTSAFIATDAPHEEFAELQRLLPSAHLHHYTPEPLFLQQWGDGGVAIVDQIICSHARFFVGSYESTFSFRIQEEREILGFPEDTTFNRLCGENTKCEQPARWRIAY from the exons ATGGGTGAAGGCTTCAATTTGCGCCGAGATGTGTATGTCCGAATCTCCAACTTGGTCCGCAGGCTGAGTGAAAAGCATAACTGGGTGTTG GTTCTTCCTCCTTGGGGCCGCTTCTACCACTGGTCCAACACCCACCCAGAAACATATTTCCCATGGAAGAGTTTCTTTGATATACCAAGTCTTCAAAAGTGGATACAAGTTATGGAATTTGAAGATTTTTTAAAAG CCCAAGGATCAAGAGTGGATTCTGCTTACATCCTACAACATTATGCTGAAGGATGGAAAGATGGCAAATGGGAAGAGAAATACGATGAGAGACCATGCATTGATAGACCAGCCTTCCAGCCCCA TGAGGGAGTCTGGCGAGGACATGTGTGGGGCTCCCAGCTGGTGGCTCAGAGgtttgcctgtgtgtctgtgcaAGGCCATGCATCAACCCTTATTCAGCTGCTCACCAAGGATGCTGGCAGTAG GGTTGTGTACATAGGAAGAGCAGAAACTGTCCTACATGATGAGTACGGTGGAAAGTGGTACTGGCAGGCACGGAGGAGTATGCGCTTTGCTAGCCATCTGCGGGAGGAAGCTGCAGTGTTCAGGCTCAAGTATCTAGGTTCTGATGATCCCCAGGATGGCACTGAGTTGGCTCCTGACTGGAGGGACTCAAAG CCAAGACGAGGAAAAGCCAAAGGTGGTCCCTATGTAGCTGTTCATCTGAGAAGAAAGGATTTTGTTTTtgcaagagggaaggaagtaccCAGCTTGAAAATGGCAGCAGAACAGATCAAGCACCTTCTCAAGAAAGAAAATCTAACCTCAGCTTTTATTGCAACTGATGCCCCACATGAAG AGTTCGCAGAGCTGCAgcgtctccttccttctgcccatCTCCACCACTACACACCAGAGCCTCTATTCCTGCAGCAGTGGGGAGATGGAGGTGTGGCCATTGTGGACCAGATCATTTGCTCCCATGCCAG ATTCTTTGTTGGCTCTTACGAATCCACATTTTCGTTTCGAATACAAGAGGAGCGGGAAATTCTTGGGTTCCCTGAAGACACAACTTTCAACAGGCTATGTGGAGAAAATACCAAGTGTGAGCAGCCAGCCAGGTGGAGAATAGCATATTAG
- the LOC127005984 gene encoding uncharacterized protein LOC127005984, with protein sequence MSISDPLIKELKGYILEATKTSLSDSVTDTQSFLLPLCQLLETIFRKGLNHTVHSAFGLTKRDYWSWVEKTAQVSAAVDSTYRRVVEAVASNPCVSTPQGRGRLYIRHGLKNKCLHVPVETIVRMKCNDGIYEEDSIIGNEILGEIFLSLLYQCSHINFDLKLENASFLDETWQLPIYQEHELVPCMDLGVYLGHVSGRAVVVKVEEGSVAAEDNKIEVGDVIDEAFGTCIHGWRRGRVSSLLRQKKGLPVSLKVIKGHYSNGMVFPGVVPLLRRLHLDVDSLEEKFRETALNENQETSLISNHLGGHVVQYCGNVSVGVSGDVAHIEHAISAVLCQNREPVTVSLITGEIGVQALLKSNKKMLLSHSYTEISSCGRRNDLPEYFAYIAGDTSCTISLHFTCYVFKASSVEQSKEILLTLADGFHRTHWAV encoded by the exons ATGTCTATCTCGGACCCCCTCATCAAGGAGCTCAAAG GGTATATTCTGGAGGCCACCAAAACCAGCCTTAGTGATTCAGTGACTGACACTCAATCATTCCTGCTTCCTCTCTGTCAATTACTGGAGACAATTTTTCGGAAAGGACTCAACCACACAGTCCATTCTGCTTTTGGCCTCACAAAGCGAGACTATTGGTCATGGGTTGAAAAAACAGCACAAGTGTCTGCTGC AGTTGATAGCACCTACAGGCGGGTCGTGGAGGCAGTAGCAAGCAACCCGTGTGTGTCAACGCCTCAGGGCCGGGGAAGGCTGTACATCAGACATGGTCTAAAGAACAAATGCCTTCATGTACCAGTTGAAACCATT GTGCGGATGAAGTGTAATGACGGTATATATGAAGAAGACTCCATAATTGGGAATGAAATATTGGGTGAGATCTTCCTCAGTCTCTTGTATCAGTGCTCACACATCAATTTTGACTTGAAGCTCGAGAATGCCTCCTTTTTGGATGAAACGTGGCAGCTTCCAATCTACCAAGAGCATGAACTTGTTCCCTGCATGGACCTTGGAGTGTACCTTGG TCATGTGAGCGGAAGAGCTGTGGTTGtgaaggttgaggaagggagtGTTGCAGCAGAAGAT AACAAAATTGAGGTTGGTGATGTCATAGATGAGGCTTTTGGGACATGCATCCATGGTTGGCGCCGAGGCCGAGTGTCTTCCTTATTGCGGCAAAAAAAAGGTCTTCCAGTGTCACTGAAGGTCATTAAG GGCCACTACAGTAATGGCATGGTGTTCCCTGGGGTGGTGCCATTACTACGGCGCCTCCACCTTGATGTTGACAGCTTGGAGGAAAAATTTAGAGAAACAGCTCTAAATGAGAATCAAGAAACATCTCTCATCAGTAATCATTTGGG AGGCCATGTTGTGCAGTATTGTGGGAACGTGTCAGTTGGAGTATCAGGAGATGTGGCACACATTGAGCATGCTATCTCAGCAGTTTTATGCCAGAATAGAGAGCCAGTAACAGTCAGTCTTATTACTGGAGAAATTGGAGTCCAGGCTTTGCTGAAATCTAATAAAAAG ATGCTTCTCAGCCACAGCTACACTGAAATCTCATCATGTGGACGTAGAAATGATTTGCCAGAATACTTTGCATACATTGCTGG gGACACCAGTTGCACCATATCCCTTCACTTCACCTGCTATGTCTTCAAGGCCAGCTCAGTAGAACAG tcaaaGGAGATCTTACTAACATTAG CTGATGGCTTTCATCGTACTCACTGGGCAGTATAA